From one Pseudomonas fluorescens genomic stretch:
- the flgK gene encoding flagellar hook-associated protein FlgK → MASLINIGLSGASNAQSGMHTTGNNITNVDTAGYSRQQNIQSAKGSIREGHVFIGTGTTLADVRRVYNNFLENQLRTTTSLSSDSSAYMSQIGPIDKLLSDKDTGITGALKSFFSSLQNAAAKPTEDASRQLLLTSAQALSKRFNTIASQLNQQNSNLNGNLSSMATQVNNLTSAIAQYNDQISRVSVVQGSPNDLLDKRNEAVRQLSELVGVDVTEREGNLDVYLKNGQSLVLGTSTNTLSTVASPTDPTRMNLQLNRGTTQIDITASVTGGEIGGLLRYRTDVLDPSLNELGRVALVVADQINSQLSQGIDKNGNFGASMFNDINSAALISQRSIAKAGNSAGSGNLDVTIKNTGKLSTSDYQVTFTSATGYSVKKLPEGTDMGTFDLNDNPPKVIDGFSLNLNGGPVQAGDSFKITPTRGAASSIDTVLTDPKRIALAAPLNATSGAGNQGTGIIGQPNLTSKLDIYDSAQRLALENGLKYSTPVKLVFGDEKTVPQTYTVHNAKGDPIASGTIIPGQENKLQINVPIVDANGNAVTPAATYSFDMTVAGAPKAGDNYTVALTGAGSADNRNAQAVIDLQTKQTIDLGDNGRGVSFTDAYGKLVENIGGKTAQAKLDGDATGALQKSASEASNSVSGVDLDEETGNLIKYQQYYTASSQIIKIAQETFSTLINSL, encoded by the coding sequence ATGGCGAGTTTGATCAATATCGGCTTATCCGGTGCCAGCAATGCCCAATCCGGCATGCACACCACGGGTAACAACATCACCAACGTCGATACCGCTGGTTACTCGCGCCAGCAGAATATCCAGAGCGCCAAAGGCTCGATTCGCGAAGGCCATGTGTTCATCGGTACCGGTACCACCCTGGCCGACGTGCGTCGGGTGTACAACAACTTCCTGGAAAACCAGCTGCGTACCACCACGTCGCTGAGCAGCGACAGCAGCGCCTACATGAGCCAGATCGGACCGATCGACAAGCTTCTGTCCGATAAGGACACCGGCATTACCGGTGCCCTGAAAAGTTTCTTCTCTTCACTGCAGAATGCCGCGGCCAAGCCCACTGAAGACGCTTCGCGGCAGTTGCTGCTGACCAGTGCCCAGGCCCTGAGCAAGCGCTTCAACACCATCGCTTCGCAGCTCAACCAGCAGAACAGCAACCTCAACGGCAACTTGTCGTCGATGGCCACCCAGGTCAACAACCTGACCTCGGCCATTGCCCAGTACAACGACCAGATTTCGCGGGTTTCGGTGGTGCAGGGCAGCCCCAACGACCTGCTCGACAAGCGCAATGAAGCGGTGCGCCAGCTCAGCGAACTGGTGGGTGTGGATGTCACCGAGCGCGAAGGCAACCTGGATGTCTACCTGAAAAACGGCCAGTCGCTGGTGTTGGGTACCAGCACCAATACCTTGTCGACGGTCGCCAGCCCGACCGATCCGACGCGGATGAACCTGCAGCTCAATCGCGGTACGACCCAGATCGACATCACTGCCAGTGTCACTGGCGGTGAAATCGGCGGCCTGCTGCGCTACCGCACCGATGTCCTCGATCCGAGCCTGAACGAGCTGGGTCGGGTTGCCCTGGTGGTTGCCGATCAGATCAACAGCCAGTTGTCCCAAGGGATCGACAAGAACGGTAACTTTGGCGCCTCGATGTTCAACGACATCAACAGTGCTGCCCTGATCAGCCAGCGCAGCATCGCCAAGGCCGGTAACAGCGCCGGTTCCGGCAACCTTGATGTGACCATCAAGAATACTGGCAAGCTGAGTACCAGTGACTATCAGGTGACTTTCACCAGCGCGACCGGCTACAGCGTCAAGAAACTGCCTGAGGGTACCGACATGGGTACTTTCGACCTGAACGACAATCCGCCCAAGGTAATCGACGGCTTCAGCCTCAACCTCAATGGCGGGCCTGTACAGGCCGGCGATTCGTTCAAGATCACCCCGACCCGAGGGGCGGCCAGCAGCATCGACACCGTGCTCACCGATCCCAAGCGTATCGCCCTGGCAGCTCCGCTCAATGCCACCAGTGGTGCGGGCAACCAGGGTACCGGGATCATCGGTCAGCCCAACCTCACCTCCAAGCTGGATATCTACGATTCGGCCCAGCGCCTGGCGCTGGAGAACGGCCTGAAGTACTCGACGCCGGTCAAGCTGGTGTTCGGCGACGAAAAAACCGTTCCGCAGACCTATACCGTGCATAACGCCAAGGGTGACCCGATCGCTAGCGGAACGATCATTCCGGGGCAGGAAAACAAGCTGCAGATCAACGTGCCAATCGTCGATGCCAATGGCAACGCCGTGACGCCGGCGGCGACCTACAGCTTCGACATGACCGTGGCTGGCGCACCGAAGGCGGGTGACAACTACACCGTGGCCCTGACCGGTGCCGGCTCGGCCGACAACCGCAACGCTCAGGCGGTGATCGACCTGCAGACCAAGCAGACCATCGACCTGGGCGATAACGGCAGGGGTGTCAGCTTCACTGATGCCTACGGCAAGCTGGTGGAGAACATCGGCGGCAAGACCGCCCAGGCCAAGCTCGATGGCGACGCCACCGGTGCCCTGCAGAAGTCGGCCAGTGAAGCCAGTAACTCGGTATCGGGTGTCGACCTCGATGAAGAAACCGGCAACCTGATCAAGTATCAGCAGTACTACACGGCCTCGTCGCAGATCATCAAGATCGCCCAGGAAACTTTCAGCACGCTGATCAACAGCCTTTAA